GTTCCAGGCCAGCATGGTAGGATTTCTGACTGGACTCTATAAATGACTAACAGGGACATTCACAACAGATTTTCAGCAAGAGATTTACTCTCCTTCAGACACAAGTGATTCTTGCATACTCCAAGGAAATCAGCCAgctttccttccccagcttcatACAGAGCCATTAAAGTTCTGGCTGACATGTTCCTACAAGTATTTATACTACTTCTTTGAGCAAGTAATCAATATTGTTACAGTTTATGCACTGTACTACAAACTTCTACCCTTCATTCACAAGGATTGGGGGGGGGGGTCatgtttttattttctacttCATGAACATGACATATAATTTTATAAATTACTTTATAAGACTTTTGCTAAGAAATACATCAATCACTTGTCACACATCGAAACTGATGAATGCATCACAGCCCTGTCAAGATGAAAGACGGATGGATTTTACCCTGCTTAGCATCACCTGTCCATGCAGAACACAAATTATTTAAAGGAGATTCTCCACCAATTTCTGACACTGGGCTCTGGCAGAATCTATTGCACTCCTGCATCTCAGCACAGAAACATTGGAAATCAAACCCCAAAGCCTGCCTTGACCTCCAGAGGATAGAGGCACTAACTACATTATGCTAAGACATGCCACAAATTTAATGGCTACTTACTGGAAGAAACTCCAAGGTCTTTTCTCCATAGAGGCGGTTCGCAGTTCTCAGGATGTATTTGGTGTTTGGATCATTAATTTCAGAGAGAAGGGACTGATACCCATTGTGAGCATCCTGGGCATTCTTCAGACAAAGCACCTGCACAAAGACAGCATCTGCAGTGCTTGTACAAGTCATAAATTGGGGAGCAGCAGAATCGGGAgccctgattttccttccctcaaGGCAAGCgctacaggatcacagaatggctCAGTCTGGAAGGGACCTGTGGGGACAATCTGCTACAAAGCCCTGCCCAAGCAAGGACAACTAGAGTCGGTAGCTCAGACTGTGTCCATGGACTTTGAGCATCTATAACTACAGCAACAGCACAGGTTTCCGAGAAAAATTTTATAAAGTACATGGAAACAAGATCTTAGTTTATACTCCTCTCCTACTTTGCAAAGGAAGCAAACATCCAAACCAAAAGGACTGGTCCTGCGTTTAATATTATTACATCCTGCATAAAACACAAGCCAATTGATAATTGCTACCTGAgcacatttttaaaaaggaattaatcAAATTGCAGTTTCCAGTTTAAATATAGACAGTTGGaggtttaatatatttttatatgcctGGCTTCCTTTTCAGAACATGTATCATCTGATAAtaaacccaagcaaggaaggaaaagaaaataacttATGTAGCCACCTACTGATCAATAAACACAATTCCAGGAACATTCTAATTACATATTAAAGAAGATCGCTCTTAAAAACCACAAAGAAAACTGCACACACAAAATACAGAAACTTCTTCATTTGTTACTGAACAAAGCTCACactaaaaaaccaaagaaaacaggTCCTCTTTACACACACACCCCAGAGGAAGAGCTCTGCTCTCTCACACCACAGTGACAATCACTGTTTAGCACAAGTGCATGTCACAGACTGGAAGACACATCTCTTCCTCAAATGATCCCATCAAATGCAATCCAGTGACTTTATTTTGACCTACCTTACGAATCTGGGCTTCTGTGCTACCTCTTGAACCCAGCAAAACCATGgacaaagcagaagaaatactAAATGGTGAAAAGAACACATTCTGACCACTGTTCTTCTCACACAGCCTTCTTAACAGGTCCACAGCAAAAGTGCTGTTTGCTGCACAGAGGCTTTCCATGCTTCCAAGCCTGGGACATCAAACACAGAATGATTCAAATTTATTAGAATACAAATCAGTTATTTCTACCTTCTACACTTCCCAGCATAAACTAGGCAGCAAAGGCTGGAAAATTATCAGCTCACGGGAGACTGATTTGGTGCCACAAGCACCTGAAAATTTAAACTACAGATTACAGTTAATTTACAAATTTAGAGGCTACTTCTAAATTTCAATCCCATACACACACTTTTTGTGACTTCTTTTGTGGTGGTCAGGCTCAACAGCATTTTCATCAGGACATACAGAAGGAAGTTTCTCATGACTACACATAGCAAATAATTTCCATTTATTGGACCACCAGAGGCAAAGTTAGACATCAGAACAGCAGAATTACCTACTCTTACCTTCTCTAAGTCTGCAGACCTTCAGTGGTACCTGCAGCTTGCTCTTGTGCATGCACGCTGGGTTTTAAAcctgccagccaggctgggagaagtCAGCAGAAGGACTTTGCCTAAAAGCAAGAAAACTTGCAAGAATTTCATTGTCACTAAAATATTCTTTAccgaaaaataagaaaaaaaaccccacaaacaaacggAAAAAAGCACAAGAAGAAATCCCAAACAAACTGAAATCTCCAACCATACTAAGTAAATATGAATCACAATAAAACAGGATATTTGCTCTGCACATTACCAACAACTTCGCTTATCGCTCCAAGTTTGTGGCACTACGTATAAAAGAAAAATTCATTGCATTATAACTGGAAATTGGAACGATTTGTGCCGGCAAATCCACGTTTAAGCTCTTCTTACTGACACACCCCGCAGTCCCACACATTTCACTCACACAGCAGCTCTCCCCACACTTCTTGAAGCAGAACTGGCACATTTGCTGCTTCCTTTTATACCCGCCCAACTGGGGGGAGGAGTTTTCATCAGAATTACGGGATTTCCTGAACTGCTCTCCCACAGAAATTCTTGGTATCACTGCCAGCTCTCTCCGGCAAACACGCAATCGGCACGGCAGCCCTGCAATGGTCTTTTAGCAAGCTCTGTGCTAAAAAAACCACCGGCACCTCCCGAGCCAACAGCTGAAGCAATGCCCCGGTGGCGCTTTCgctttccttccccttccctgcacCGCCCGTGCGAgccccgcagccctcgcagcccgagAAGCGCCGCGCTTTCGGCAGCCCAGCAAACATCGCCGCCTCTGCCCCGACACCGCCCCGTTCCCGCAGGATGCCCCGCGGGCGGGGACAGCGCGGAGCCGCCCcgggccccgcccgccccgcgcagccCCAGCGCGGCCGAGGCCGCTGCGCCGCgtccctgcccctgcccggccGGCGACAGCCGCGAGAGGAGACAgcgcccgccgggccgggccgggccgggcacagCGAACCCCGCCGGGCCTGCCGGGAGCGCCTCTGTCACAGACAGCCCGACACGGACGTGCATCGTGTACAACCGAAACAGGACAAACAGACCCGTGCAGAGCTTACACTTCTTTTATTGTGCCAGCAACAGGACCCACAACATACATCCCCGTGGAAGGAAAGCGGTTACATCCCTGTCTTTGGTATTATACAGGTAAACTATGGTGTCTCAGAGAATATTAATACAATAAACATAAAACAGtagcaaaaaaaaataatattttgaaattaaatCTTTCTCCTTCAAATAGTCCATAGGCACCATCTGCCCTTTTATTTCACTCTTTGTTACACTACCAGAACCAGGGGACAGGGAATAAACCCAAGTGTCCTGGAGTGAAGGAATAAAAGTACTCGCCCCAATACCACCCAGGACAGCTCTGATAACAGCACACTTTCAATCCCACTCGTGCCTAAGTGCGGCTCCAGCTATTAGCCAAAAGCCCCCATCTATGCAGGATGTTCAGCAACacctggaacaggctgccaaaAACTCCTTTCAGCTCCAGGCAATGTATCAAGGCACTCAATGCAGGAGACTGGAAGGTAAAGGGCAAGGGCAGCTACAAAAGTGCTCCAGCCTTGTCACAAGCAAAGGTAACAATCCCATGGGCTCTCACTGCCTGACTCTGCCTGCTGGACACCAAAAGTGAACTCAAGCACAGAAAAAGCACTCACAGAGCAAGTGGGATGGTTCTTGTGTCAGCAAGAACCTGGAGACCTCAAGCACACAGGCACAGGAGGGGTTGGACATGGCACGTGCTCTGTTTGTCTAAGCAGATCTGTTATTCCTGCCAAGCCTAAGATCAAGACTACAGAAGAAAATCAGGCACAGCTGAAAGAAACAATTAGTGCAGAATGAGTCACCTCGTTCTAGGGAAATATAAATTTATTGTCTGAAGGCACCTATGCTGCCAAGACATCTCCTCCTTAGGGACAGCAAAATCTGCCACAGAACAAAATGCTGCAAGTTTTGTTGTGCCggatgaagaagaggaagggATGATCAGCAGTAAATTTTAAAGATCTTTTTGCACATAATGCAATTCTTActacagctgtggcagcagctgcttcagTGCCTTCTTCATCGACTACCACAAAGGATTTGTGAACCACTTCAGAGAGCACCAGCTCATTACCAGGAGAGATGACAAGTGACATTCCTGAAAAGTCTGCCTTCCCTGACTCAAATGCATCAGGCATTCCCATTCTTCTTAAAATAGGTTTCAGATCATAATTTTCTTCCAGTTTAAATTTGGGTAAATACACCTCCACCTCTGTAGATTTCATCATTTCGGGACTGATCCAACCCATCAGCTTCTCATGTGTAAGTTCTCTTTCCAGCTGAAGAAAAATTCCAAATTTACTTAATTACAGTGAGAACAGAGTCAATATTACATAGCCAAAGTAGTGATTTCTGTGTCTTTATTCACACAGCACATAACATGAATGGGGTTTTTCCCTTTGTTATGCATGAAGACTCTGGAGGTTTTCATTTCGTTTTTAATTGGGGAATAAATGACTCAAGAAGCCTTGGTAATAAACTCCTGGTCCAGAGTTCCAAAGAGCCCAAACTCTCATGCTACCCTCAGCACAAAGGAGATCCTGCCCTTTCCTCTGAGCCTCTTGCCAGCCAGTGAGCCACACACCACCTGCCAGCTGCTCAGCACACAACACCTACAGGACAAGCCACAGCACTTCCAAAGAGCCCACCCAACATCCCCTCTCCACATTCCATCATCACCACACTCTGCCTTCCCCACAACCACAGCTGACCTCTGcccctgagcagggccagctcTGCTTCCAGAGCCTCTGGCCAAGGGAGCAGCACACAGCCTGAGCAGCACTGACATGGCAGGGGCTGTCCctttggggacagccaggagAGGGACATTTCTGCTGGCCTGGAGCACCAGGGACACAATTGCGCTGGAACTCAACTGCAGGTCTCTGTGCAATTCAGACTTTCTTCCCTGGAAGGATTCAGCCTCTCTTTGCACTCAGCTCAACTACTTACTCTTTCCAAGCCTGTGGAGCCATCCTGGATTGCATCAGGGAGCAGGATGATCATGCTCAGTTCTTTTCCCACATAGGGCAGCTCCAGGATTTTGGTCTGGAAGTCCCCAACGTAGGTCATGTTGAAAGTTGCCTCCTTGAACATCATCTGCACAGGTTTGGTCTCTTTCTAGAAATCAAGAGATGCCAACAGTTAGTGCTGAGCTTCTCTGCTGGTCTCACACTACATAGCAGGCAGCAAGTCACTCATGGCCTTTTAGGATTTGACCAAATGGAACTGATCACACACCACAGAGGGCAGCCCTATCACTGCCTTTTGGAGAGCATGAGGTGCATACAGTGCATGATATTCCACCACAACTCAAAAGCAGATTATTCATCAGCCCGACATCCTTTTGGTGATGCATCTTGAAAGCTGGTTCTAAGCTTGCACAGCAGAAGGGAACAGAAAATGCAACAGCGTCTCTGCATACTCCTGCCAGCTTTTTCAACACATTCCTATAGGAAGAGACCAAGGTGGCAGGAGCCTAGTCATTCCAGCAGTCTCTGAAATGCTGTTGGAGGTACTCTTGGGGTAAGCAGCAACATTCCCTTATTTAGAAGTTATATCAGCACATTCAAATATTCCTGGATTCATTTCACCACTGCAGGGAGGGACAGTTTCCAGACAGGCAGGAGATCTTCCATTTTCCACAATGGCTGCTTCAAGCAGCTGAGTTAAGGAAGGCACATTACCAGGTCTTGTTCGTGACTCCTGGAGGCCAACCCAGGGCTGCAAAGAATCCTGAGGGGCAGCCACggcctgcccatgccaggggccAAGTCCTCCTCAGGAGCAATTCTAAAAAGAAGACTGCAGAGCAGGTCTTCAAAGTAAATTTGTTTTCCATTTCACATGGATTGGCTCAGGGGCAGGAATGCAGCAAGGAAGCTCTGACTGAAGAAGACTGAAATTCGCAAACTTTCACATCTCACTTTGTGCTATATTAGAAGTTCTAGTAATGGTGTGAAAGTTGAGAGAAACTCAGCAAAGAGAGACCTccagggaaagggagggggaaTAAGGAATCTCACACAGCCTATGCAAGGGAACCCTGATTGAAAGATCTCATTTCTTCTTAAAGGTGGTCATTTCAGACAACATCCACCTAACAGGGCATTGTCAGCATTTTAGCCCATCATACCTTATTAATGTGGAATGGCCACTCTCTGGTACTCTGTTTGTTGAACTGCTCTTTCCAGTTGCCTTTGAAATAGATGGCATTCACCAACACAAGCCTGGTCAGGGAATTAAGAGTCCCCTCTGCCAACAGGTTCTGAATTTTGCCTTTAagacacaaagaaaaaaacacacaTTAATTAAGAGGTTGACATGGATCTAATTATTCTCCAAGATAGTATCATGTCTCCATTTTATACACAACAGAGAAGAGAATCATGTACCAGGTACATCAACAGCTCACTCTTTTAGTAGTGTAAATTCACAATCCTATATCCTGAACTAGGTGTTTACCCACACAATGGCATCCATTAAACACAACTTGGAAAAGCACTCACCTTCAGTCCTTTCCTCCACCCAGACATTGATTTGTTTCCTGGAATCCTCCCAAGCATGCAGGAAGTCCATCTGTTCCAGGCCAGCATGGTAGGATTTCTGACTGGACTCTATAAATGACTAACAGGGACATTCACAACAGATTTTCAGCAAGAGATTTACTCTCCTTCAGACACAAGTGATTCTTGCATACTCCAAGGAAATCTGCCAgctttccttccccagcttcatTTAGCTTAAACTTCTCACTGACAAGTTCCTTCTAGGATCTATACCACTTCTTTGAATTAGGAAATTTTATTAAATGGCTTATTCACCACAGTAcggttatttttttttccctgtatgtaTTTTATGCTTCAGGTACATATGATTTTATAAGTTGGTTTATCAGAGTTTTTCTAGAAGATACATTAACCATTTGTCCCACAGCCAAAGAGATGAATGGATCGCAGAAGCCTCAAGTGTAGACACTGATGGACTTTACCCTGCTTTGCCATATTCAGAGCACGTGTTATTTAAAGGAGATAATCCACCAAGTTCAGACTCTGGCAGAATCTATTGCACTCCTGCATCTCAGCACAGAAACATTGGAAATCAAACCCCAAAGCCTGCCTTGACCTCCAGAGGACAGAGGCACTAACTACATTATGCTAAGACATGCCACAAATTTAATGGCTACTTACTGGAAGAAACTCAAAGGTCTTTTCTCCATAGAGGCGGTTCGCAGTTCTCAGGATGTATTTGGTGTTTGGATCATTAATTTCAGAGAGAAGGGACTGATACCCATTGTGAGCATCCTGGGCATTCTTCAGACAAAGCACCTGCACaaagacaacatccacagcagtGTCCTTAACTTCTCTAAACACACTCGCTTCAGCATGACTGGTTTTATATTAAAATTACATTTAAGTTAAACACTGTGATTTGAGGCCACGAGATTTTTTCAGCACACCTCCTATCTGGAGCTTATCAAGCAAGGCATATCTGATGTACCCAGCAAGGCACTGCACAAGTCAAAAATTGGGGAGCAGCAGAATCGGGAgccctgattttccttccctcaaGGCAAGCactacaggatcacagaatggctCAGTCTGGAAGGGACCTGTGGGGGCAATCTGCTACAAAGCCCTGCCCAAGCAGGGACACCTAGAGCTGGAAGCTCAGAATGTGTCCAGATGGATTTTGAGTATCTAAATCTATAGCAACAACATAGATTTCCCAGATATTTTTATAAAGTACATGGAAACATGATATGAGTTTACACTCCTCTCCTACTTTGCAATGGAAGCAAACATCCAAACCAACAGGACTGGTTCTGTACTTAATATTGTCACTTTCTACATAACAGACAAGTCAAGAGATATTTGCTACctgaagaactttttaaaaagaaataaatcaagATGCAGTTACTGTCTGAAATATAGACTGTgggattttgaaaatattttattgtgcTTGGCTCCATTTTCAGAATGTGTATCACATGATAATAAGCCGAAGaaagccaggaaaaaaaattatgtagCCACCTCTGGATCAAGTAAAAAATCTCCAGGTACATTTTAATTACATATTAAAGAACATCAGTCTCAAAAAAACTCGCCCATATTAAATCCAGAAACTTCTTCATTATGTACTTAACATTGCTCacataaaaaaaccaaagaaaacaggTCCTGTTTACACAAACACCCCAGAGGAAGAGCTCTGCTCTCTCACACCACAGTGACAATCACTGTTTAGCACAAGTGCACGTCACAGACTGGAAGACACATCTCTTCCTCAAATGATCCCATCAAATGCAATCCAGTGACTTTATTTTGACCTACCTTACGAATCTGGGCTTCAGTGCTACCTCTTGAACCCAGCAAAACCATGgacaaagcagaagaaatactAAATGGTGAAAAGAACACATTCTGCCCACTGTTCTTCTCACACAGCCTTCTTAACAGATCCACAGCAAAAGTGCTGTTTGCTGCACAGAGGCTTTCCATGCTTCCAAGCCTGGGACATCAAACACAGAATGATTCAAATTTATTAGAATACAAATCAGTTATTTGTTATTTGTATACCTTCTACACTTCCCAGCATAAACTAGGCAGCAAAGGCTGGAAAATTATCAGCTCACTGGAGACTGATTTGGTGCCACAAGCATCTAAAATTCCATACTACAGATTAGAGTTACTTTATCAGTTTAGTGCCTGCTTCTAAATTTCAATCCCATACCTACACTTTTTGTGACTTCTTTTCAGGTGGTCAGACACAACAGCATTTTCATCAGGACATACAGAAGGAAGTTTCTCTTGACTTCACAAAGCAAATAATTTCCATTTATTGGACCACCAGAGCCAAAGTTAGACATCAGACCAGCAGAATTACCAACTCTTACCTTTTCTAAGTCTGCAGACCTTCAGTGGTAGCTGCAGCTTGCTCTTGGGTATGCACGCTGGGTTTTAAAcctgccagccaggctgggagaagtCAGCAGAAGGACTTTGCCTAAAAGCAAGAAAACTTGCAAGAATTTCATTGTGACTAAAACATTCTTTactgaaaaataagaaaaagaaaccccacaaa
The sequence above is drawn from the Melospiza melodia melodia isolate bMelMel2 chromosome 1, bMelMel2.pri, whole genome shotgun sequence genome and encodes:
- the LOC134421166 gene encoding serpin B6-like, whose translation is MESLCAANSTFAVDLLRRLCEKNSGQNVFFSPFSISSALSMVLLGSRGSTEAQIRKVLCLKNAQDAHNGYQSLLSEINDPNTKYILRTANRLYGEKTFEFLPSFIESSQKSYHAGLEQMDFLHAWEDSRKQINVWVEERTEGKIQNLLAEGTLNSLTRLVLVNAIYFKGNWKEQFNKQSTREWPFHINKKETKPVQMMFKEATFNMTYVGDFQTKILELPYVGKELSMIILLPDAIQDGSTGLERLERELTHEKLMGWISPEMMKSTEVEVYLPKFKLEENYDLKPILRRMGMPDAFESGKADFSGMSLVISPGNELVLSEVVHKSFVVVDEEGTEAAAATAVVRIALCAKRSLKFTADHPFLFFIRHNKTCSILFCGRFCCP